In a genomic window of Gloeocapsopsis dulcis:
- a CDS encoding MOSC domain-containing protein yields the protein MTAASVVGSVVSLWRYPVKSMMGEELNATEIGEQGIVGDRAYALIESATGKVVSAKNPRKWAKLFDFHAAFTNSPTTSHIPPVEITLPDGTKLSSEQENTNERLSSILGREVKLESTAPPQPSLEEYWLDMEGLPHRETVTNEKIPAGTFFDLATVHLLTTATIEHLQELTPSGRFEIRRFRPNIEIASTTSNNFIENNWINRTLAIGEEVQIKITSFCPRCVMTTLPQGDLPNDPSILKTAVQHNDGNVGVYASVVQGGTIRCGDLLQILD from the coding sequence ATGACAGCAGCATCGGTCGTTGGCTCGGTTGTTTCTTTATGGCGTTATCCTGTCAAATCAATGATGGGGGAAGAATTAAATGCAACTGAGATTGGCGAACAAGGAATAGTAGGCGATCGCGCTTATGCTTTAATCGAATCAGCCACAGGTAAAGTCGTCAGCGCCAAAAATCCCCGCAAATGGGCTAAATTGTTTGACTTCCACGCTGCTTTTACTAATTCACCGACAACAAGCCACATTCCGCCAGTTGAAATTACTCTCCCAGACGGGACAAAACTATCAAGCGAACAAGAAAATACTAACGAGAGGCTTTCCAGTATTCTGGGGCGTGAGGTAAAACTCGAATCAACCGCACCACCGCAACCTAGCTTAGAAGAATATTGGTTAGATATGGAAGGGCTTCCGCATCGGGAAACAGTCACAAATGAGAAGATACCTGCGGGTACTTTTTTTGATTTAGCAACAGTACATCTGTTAACGACAGCAACAATCGAACACTTACAAGAATTAACTCCGTCGGGGCGATTTGAGATACGCAGGTTTCGTCCTAATATTGAAATTGCTTCGACTACGAGCAACAATTTTATTGAAAATAACTGGATTAATCGCACACTTGCGATCGGTGAGGAAGTTCAAATCAAGATTACAAGCTTTTGTCCCCGTTGTGTAATGACAACACTACCCCAGGGCGATCTACCCAACGATCCGAGTATTCTCAAAACCGCAGTACAGCACAATGATGGTAATGTAGGCGTTTATGCCAGCGTAGTGCAAGGGGGTACGATCCGTTGCGGTGATTTGCTCCAAATTTTGGATTAA
- a CDS encoding ammonium transporter: protein MNAEAQEFLGIFISESYYFYASVFMLLIHVGFLAYEGGASRTKNVLATMVKNLLTLSSVGLAFFFFGWWVYNAFPLFPVSGGILGPWTNPATNETVTAAMAVVETSYPWSPALAPNTADHLTGVFFFAFALFAMTTASILSGALIERVKIGAYIILSIVLGSFTWVVAAAWGWNPFGWFYTAFGYHDFGCSAVVHGVSGFFALGVLINLGPRIGKYDERGNPRPILPHNLPLTMVGLMLIFVGFYAFLAACVIFLPGYTRETTIYGTPMTLASIGVNTTLALASGIIGAYISSKADPFFTISGGLAGIISVGAGMDLYHPTVVVVLAFFGAFLMPKVALLIEKIGIDDAVGAFGVHGFCGLLGSLAVGVLATGYPQGEGVPLTGFIGQLVPTLVCVIILGFIPGYGTSWLLKKFNLLRVPRDEEIAGLDVADLGVEGYPEYSMNWATSAVNAQQRSEIIAGRLDPQPGMQE, encoded by the coding sequence ATGAATGCTGAAGCACAAGAATTTTTAGGAATCTTCATTTCAGAGAGCTACTACTTCTACGCCTCTGTATTCATGTTATTAATTCATGTGGGTTTTCTTGCCTACGAAGGTGGTGCATCGCGCACAAAAAATGTCCTTGCCACAATGGTAAAAAACCTTCTTACCCTCTCAAGTGTAGGACTCGCATTTTTCTTCTTTGGTTGGTGGGTTTATAACGCTTTTCCCCTATTTCCTGTTAGCGGCGGAATACTTGGTCCCTGGACGAATCCTGCAACAAATGAAACCGTAACAGCCGCAATGGCGGTAGTAGAAACATCTTATCCTTGGTCTCCTGCCTTAGCACCAAACACTGCCGATCATTTAACTGGAGTTTTCTTTTTTGCCTTTGCACTATTTGCAATGACCACAGCTTCAATTCTTTCAGGAGCCTTAATAGAGCGCGTTAAAATTGGTGCATATATTATCTTATCAATTGTTCTCGGTTCATTCACTTGGGTCGTTGCAGCAGCATGGGGATGGAACCCTTTTGGCTGGTTTTATACTGCATTTGGCTATCACGATTTTGGCTGTTCAGCAGTTGTTCACGGTGTTTCTGGTTTCTTCGCTTTAGGTGTATTAATTAACCTTGGTCCTCGCATTGGTAAGTACGATGAAAGAGGTAATCCCAGACCAATTTTACCACACAATCTACCGTTAACAATGGTAGGTTTAATGCTGATTTTTGTTGGCTTTTATGCGTTTTTAGCAGCGTGTGTAATTTTCCTACCAGGCTATACCAGAGAAACAACAATTTACGGAACTCCAATGACTTTAGCTTCGATTGGAGTTAATACAACCCTTGCATTAGCATCTGGAATTATTGGTGCTTATATTTCCTCTAAAGCTGACCCATTTTTCACAATTTCTGGAGGACTAGCAGGTATTATTTCAGTTGGTGCAGGAATGGATTTATATCATCCAACTGTTGTGGTAGTCTTAGCTTTCTTTGGTGCTTTCTTAATGCCGAAAGTTGCTTTATTGATTGAAAAAATTGGTATTGACGATGCTGTAGGTGCATTTGGCGTTCATGGTTTTTGTGGTTTATTAGGAAGTTTGGCAGTTGGAGTATTAGCAACAGGTTATCCTCAAGGTGAAGGCGTACCTTTAACTGGATTTATCGGGCAATTAGTTCCTACCTTGGTTTGCGTGATTATCTTAGGGTTTATTCCAGGGTATGGGACAAGTTGGTTACTCAAGAAATTTAATCTCTTGCGCGTACCACGTGATGAAGAAATTGCTGGATTAGACGTTGCAGATTTAGGCGTCGAAGGCTATCCCGAATACAGCATGAATTGGGCAACATCAGCTGTTAATGCACAACAACGTAGCGAAATAATAGCAGGTAGATTAGATCCACAACCTGGAATGCAAGAATAA
- a CDS encoding VOC family protein, whose product MSAAVSFYEQAFGLTQRFMHESLQYAEMETGGTALAYVSHELANSNLPDGFQENSLSARPAGMEICFVAEDVSSAFLCAVEAGAVAVVEPKVKPWGQTIAYIRDPNGILVEIASPM is encoded by the coding sequence GTGTCCGCTGCTGTGAGTTTTTATGAGCAGGCTTTCGGTCTGACGCAACGTTTCATGCACGAAAGCTTGCAGTATGCCGAGATGGAAACGGGCGGCACAGCACTTGCTTATGTTTCCCATGAACTCGCAAACTCTAATCTTCCAGACGGGTTCCAAGAAAACAGTTTATCAGCTCGACCAGCGGGAATGGAAATTTGTTTTGTAGCGGAGGATGTATCAAGCGCTTTTTTGTGTGCGGTAGAGGCGGGTGCTGTTGCAGTGGTCGAGCCTAAAGTGAAGCCTTGGGGACAAACCATCGCTTACATTCGCGATCCGAATGGGATACTCGTCGAAATTGCTAGCCCAATGTGA
- a CDS encoding helix-hairpin-helix domain-containing protein, with translation MKPKVSSELEQIPGVGKKIAQDFREMGIFSIENLKGQDPEVLYQRLFTYQGKSVDRCMLYVFRCAVYYTSVKASVPKISNLRSIVLL, from the coding sequence ATGAAACCAAAAGTATCTAGCGAACTAGAGCAAATTCCTGGCGTTGGCAAGAAGATTGCTCAAGATTTCAGAGAGATGGGAATCTTCTCAATTGAAAACTTGAAAGGACAAGATCCAGAAGTGCTTTATCAAAGGCTGTTTACTTACCAGGGCAAGTCAGTAGACCGTTGTATGCTTTACGTTTTCCGGTGTGCTGTGTATTACACCTCAGTAAAAGCGTCAGTACCAAAGATTTCAAACTTGCGTAGTATTGTCCTGCTTTAA
- a CDS encoding helix-turn-helix domain-containing protein, with translation MIPHYKEFAPSPAIAHAVEAFWYFSAPDTTNRTAPLLRHRVLPDGCIDLIFRFQHSMTEAEITNPFLTVYGPTDCFKLIEIKPLTEFVGVRFKSGEAGSYLALSPLALFQQEVKAQECSAHLANLFNQLCECGSAKQALSILQKALLESNAIHAVYETPVRVRQALKLLTASRGQMRVSDVVELVGVSERTLRRDIVAAVGLTPKMLLRILRFQRAHALLHSKEALNLCDIALDSGYADQAHMGREFQEFSGLTPIAFVR, from the coding sequence ATGATACCGCATTATAAAGAGTTTGCCCCTTCACCCGCTATTGCTCATGCCGTTGAAGCCTTTTGGTACTTCTCAGCACCTGACACCACAAATCGGACAGCTCCCTTGCTTCGTCATCGAGTGCTACCTGATGGCTGCATCGATCTAATCTTCCGATTCCAGCATTCAATGACTGAAGCGGAAATTACCAACCCATTTCTAACGGTTTATGGTCCAACAGATTGCTTCAAACTGATTGAGATTAAACCCTTGACGGAGTTTGTAGGGGTTCGATTCAAGTCTGGTGAGGCTGGTTCTTACCTAGCGCTGAGTCCCTTAGCTTTGTTTCAACAAGAAGTTAAGGCACAAGAGTGTTCAGCACATCTGGCTAATCTCTTTAATCAGCTTTGTGAATGTGGCTCCGCTAAACAAGCTTTAAGCATCCTACAGAAGGCATTGTTGGAGTCAAACGCAATCCATGCTGTGTACGAAACCCCAGTACGTGTTCGCCAAGCGTTAAAACTACTCACTGCTAGTCGTGGGCAGATGCGGGTATCCGACGTGGTGGAATTAGTGGGTGTTAGTGAGCGAACCCTGCGGCGTGATATTGTTGCAGCCGTTGGACTAACACCCAAAATGTTGTTACGGATACTGCGATTTCAAAGGGCGCACGCGCTCCTGCATTCAAAAGAAGCACTTAATTTGTGCGATATTGCTCTAGATAGTGGATACGCTGACCAAGCACATATGGGACGTGAGTTCCAAGAGTTTTCTGGTCTCACACCGATTGCCTTCGTCCGATGA
- a CDS encoding haloacid dehalogenase type II, producing MINFNNYQALTFDCYGTLIDWESGILGAIKSILSAHDVKIEEFDIIKYYSEFEPVIQQGSYIKYREVLKKVVQKFGDRLGFEPAPREIDSLPESLQNWQPFPDTVEALQLLKQKYKLVIISNVDDDLFAATAKNLKVEFDEIITAEQAKSYKPSLNNFKLAFSRIGIPQEQILHVAASLYHDIVPARSLGLTTVWVNRNAEDSTNLPQSSQPNLEVPDLRSLVSLVVSSSTK from the coding sequence ATGATTAATTTTAATAACTATCAAGCCTTAACGTTTGACTGCTACGGAACTTTAATTGATTGGGAAAGTGGTATCTTAGGCGCAATAAAATCTATTTTATCTGCTCATGATGTTAAAATAGAAGAGTTTGATATTATTAAGTATTATTCTGAATTTGAGCCAGTAATTCAGCAAGGCAGTTATATTAAATATCGAGAAGTTTTAAAGAAAGTTGTACAAAAATTTGGCGATCGCCTTGGATTTGAACCAGCTCCAAGAGAAATAGACTCGCTTCCTGAATCTTTACAAAACTGGCAACCATTCCCTGATACTGTAGAAGCACTTCAGTTACTCAAGCAAAAGTACAAGTTAGTTATTATTTCTAATGTAGATGATGATTTATTTGCTGCTACTGCTAAGAATTTAAAAGTTGAATTTGATGAGATTATTACAGCAGAACAAGCAAAAAGCTACAAACCTTCCTTAAATAACTTCAAACTTGCATTTTCCAGGATTGGGATACCACAAGAGCAAATATTACACGTTGCAGCAAGCTTGTATCATGATATTGTTCCCGCTCGTTCTTTGGGATTAACAACAGTCTGGGTAAATCGCAACGCAGAAGATAGCACTAATTTACCGCAAAGCAGTCAACCGAATTTAGAAGTACCAGATTTGCGATCGCTTGTTTCTTTAGTAGTATCGTCTTCAACCAAATAA
- a CDS encoding hybrid sensor histidine kinase/response regulator yields the protein MNSLISGFLNGGLVHLGELTQWTIVEAFIPHGHCYLWKPDLVGLHLVSDALIALAYYSIPLTLFYFVRQREDLPFDWIFLLFGTFIIACGTTHLMGIWTLWHPSYWLSGTIKLVTAVVSVYTAVLLVPLVPQALALPSPAQLETANQELRNQIAEREQAEEQIRTLNMKLEQRVVERTAQLEAANQLKDELLVREQEARASAEAANRAKDEFLSILSHELRTPLNAMLGWSQLLRSQKLNEATRSRGLEAIERNARGQANLIEDLLDISRIITGKLRLHVRPIELVPVIEAAIDTVRPAADAKQLQIQSVLDPLAGLVSGDSDRLQQIVWNLLANAIKFTPKGGQVQVRLERVNSHVEIIVSDTGQGISADFLPYIFERFRQADSTHTRSHGGLGLGLAIVRHLVELHGGSVQAQSPGEGQGSTFVVQLPVTAVLNTNESERVHSTVSSEVSFDYAPTLSGLKLLVVDDEPDARDLLSTVLQECGALVTAVASVTDAIAAIEQFQPDILVSDIGMPGEDGYSLISRIRAMEAQNVGRIPAVALTAYARVEDRTRALAAGFQMHIAKPVNPTELVAVIANLAGWKGVLNVEF from the coding sequence ATGAATAGTTTGATATCAGGATTTTTGAATGGTGGGCTAGTGCATCTGGGTGAACTCACTCAGTGGACTATCGTAGAGGCGTTTATTCCTCATGGTCACTGCTATCTTTGGAAGCCAGACTTAGTAGGGCTACATCTAGTCTCGGACGCTCTGATTGCCCTTGCTTACTACTCAATTCCCCTTACCCTATTCTACTTTGTGCGCCAACGAGAAGATTTGCCCTTTGATTGGATCTTTCTCTTGTTTGGAACCTTTATCATAGCGTGTGGTACAACCCACTTAATGGGGATATGGACGCTATGGCATCCTAGCTACTGGTTATCAGGAACAATCAAACTTGTGACAGCTGTCGTCTCAGTTTACACGGCTGTACTCCTTGTGCCATTAGTACCACAGGCTTTAGCGCTGCCGAGTCCAGCGCAGCTAGAAACTGCTAACCAAGAGCTACGAAATCAGATTGCTGAACGCGAACAGGCAGAAGAACAGATTCGTACCTTAAATATGAAGCTGGAACAACGAGTTGTGGAACGTACTGCCCAGCTTGAAGCTGCGAATCAGTTAAAAGATGAATTGCTCGTACGCGAACAGGAAGCCCGCGCTAGTGCTGAGGCGGCGAATCGCGCGAAGGATGAGTTTCTTTCAATACTCTCCCATGAATTGCGGACTCCCCTTAATGCAATGCTGGGATGGTCTCAACTTCTTCGCAGCCAAAAGTTGAATGAAGCAACTCGTTCTCGCGGACTTGAAGCGATTGAGCGTAACGCCAGAGGTCAAGCAAATCTGATTGAGGATCTTCTCGACATTTCGCGGATTATTACTGGTAAGCTGCGCTTGCACGTTCGTCCGATTGAACTTGTTCCGGTGATTGAGGCAGCAATTGATACAGTTCGTCCTGCTGCTGATGCAAAGCAATTGCAGATTCAAAGTGTGCTCGATCCCTTGGCAGGTCTAGTTTCGGGAGACTCGGATCGCTTACAGCAAATAGTTTGGAATTTATTAGCGAATGCTATTAAGTTTACGCCGAAAGGTGGACAAGTTCAAGTGCGGCTAGAGCGAGTTAACTCGCACGTTGAAATTATTGTGAGTGATACAGGGCAAGGAATCAGTGCTGACTTTTTGCCGTATATTTTTGAGCGCTTTAGGCAAGCTGATAGTACACACACGCGATCGCATGGCGGTTTAGGTTTAGGATTGGCGATCGTACGTCACTTAGTAGAACTGCATGGCGGAAGTGTGCAAGCACAAAGTCCTGGAGAAGGGCAGGGATCAACTTTTGTTGTTCAGTTACCAGTTACAGCAGTGTTAAATACTAATGAATCGGAACGAGTACATTCTACTGTAAGCAGCGAAGTTTCCTTTGATTATGCTCCAACGTTGAGTGGTTTAAAACTTTTAGTGGTTGATGATGAGCCGGATGCGCGAGACTTACTTTCAACAGTACTCCAAGAGTGTGGTGCTTTGGTGACAGCGGTGGCGTCGGTTACAGATGCGATCGCTGCAATTGAACAGTTCCAACCGGATATCTTAGTCAGTGATATTGGCATGCCAGGGGAGGATGGTTATAGTCTCATTAGCCGCATTAGAGCGATGGAGGCACAAAACGTTGGGAGAATTCCAGCTGTTGCTCTGACAGCGTATGCCAGAGTCGAAGATCGCACTCGTGCCCTAGCAGCAGGATTTCAGATGCATATCGCCAAGCCCGTGAATCCAACTGAGTTAGTTGCTGTGATTGCTAACCTTGCAGGGTGGAAAGGAGTTTTGAATGTTGAGTTTTGA
- a CDS encoding GntR family transcriptional regulator → MLNPAAHLKVHPHMKRRSQLTIVHRSLEVQAADAIREEILSGILTPGSRLLEIELSERLNLSRGTIRSALQQLTYEGLVEQFPYRGCAVSGLSSRDAWELYTLRNALEGLAAKLIAESITPTKTKILNTKLQQLVKAAKLGKWQELADTDFALHKTIIELSEHQRLQQQYKIVEQQIRLYIVSCNAIHPDLNEIRLQHESLVDAICSGNAEVAEQIAKEHNGDGQALIAHLKALEQENLNLQEND, encoded by the coding sequence TTGCTTAATCCTGCTGCACATCTCAAAGTACATCCCCACATGAAAAGGCGATCGCAACTCACAATTGTTCATCGTAGTCTTGAAGTACAGGCTGCGGATGCGATCCGTGAAGAAATTCTTAGTGGTATCCTCACACCAGGTTCGCGGTTATTGGAAATTGAATTATCAGAACGATTAAATCTAAGTCGCGGTACGATTCGATCCGCATTACAACAGCTAACGTATGAAGGTTTAGTCGAACAATTTCCGTATCGCGGTTGTGCAGTTTCAGGATTGAGTTCGCGGGATGCTTGGGAACTCTACACTCTACGCAATGCTTTAGAAGGATTAGCCGCAAAACTGATCGCAGAGTCAATTACACCTACTAAGACTAAGATTTTGAATACTAAATTACAGCAATTAGTCAAGGCTGCCAAACTCGGCAAATGGCAAGAATTAGCAGATACAGACTTTGCATTGCATAAAACTATTATTGAACTTTCTGAACACCAACGCTTGCAGCAACAATACAAAATTGTTGAACAGCAAATTAGATTGTATATCGTATCTTGCAATGCGATTCATCCAGATTTAAATGAAATTAGATTGCAGCACGAAAGTTTAGTTGATGCAATTTGTTCAGGTAATGCTGAAGTTGCAGAGCAAATCGCTAAAGAACACAACGGTGATGGTCAAGCATTAATAGCACATTTAAAAGCATTAGAACAAGAAAATTTAAATCTACAAGAAAATGATTAA
- a CDS encoding three-Cys-motif partner protein TcmP, which produces MSRLGNDGEDIIGRWSEQKLNLLTKYLQAYSVIMNKQKEKWLRAYYYIDAFAGSVRPKAKEDEQRYIDGSPLRALQTEPRFDEYWFIDISPQRVERVEKLREDFPECEIKIRQGNCNEILCNEIVPHIPYSSKTRAFVFLDPYGLQVDWNTIRELANTETCDIFINFSVMGVTRLLPRDQRPAPHVEEQINKVMGNTDWIEQIYKPPVQLQLNLFADQDPALSRETLKGEWLASLYTEQLRSLVPHVSNPVLMKNSTNSVLYALCLASHNKTAAKITNDIFSRYERLSQRRN; this is translated from the coding sequence ATGAGTCGGCTTGGTAATGACGGTGAGGACATTATTGGACGTTGGTCAGAGCAAAAGTTAAATCTACTCACAAAATATCTTCAAGCTTACTCTGTTATCATGAACAAGCAAAAGGAAAAATGGCTCAGAGCATACTACTACATTGATGCTTTTGCTGGCTCTGTTAGACCAAAAGCTAAAGAAGACGAACAGCGGTATATTGATGGTTCTCCTTTACGTGCTTTGCAGACAGAACCTCGGTTTGATGAATACTGGTTTATAGATATCTCTCCTCAGCGTGTAGAACGTGTAGAAAAGCTTCGTGAAGATTTTCCAGAGTGTGAGATTAAAATACGTCAAGGCAACTGCAATGAAATTTTATGTAACGAGATAGTTCCGCACATTCCCTATTCTTCAAAAACAAGAGCATTTGTTTTTTTAGATCCTTATGGGTTACAAGTTGATTGGAATACTATTAGAGAATTAGCAAATACCGAAACCTGTGATATTTTTATAAATTTTTCTGTGATGGGTGTGACTCGCTTACTTCCTAGAGATCAGCGTCCAGCACCGCACGTAGAGGAACAAATAAACAAAGTTATGGGCAATACTGATTGGATTGAGCAAATATACAAACCACCAGTGCAATTACAATTAAATTTGTTTGCAGATCAAGACCCTGCGTTAAGCCGTGAAACGCTTAAAGGTGAATGGTTAGCAAGCCTGTATACAGAACAGTTACGTTCTCTTGTCCCACACGTCAGTAACCCAGTTCTTATGAAAAACTCAACTAATTCAGTTTTATACGCACTATGTTTAGCAAGTCATAATAAGACAGCAGCTAAAATCACAAATGATATTTTTAGTCGATATGAACGTTTAAGTCAACGGAGAAACTGA
- a CDS encoding DUF29 domain-containing protein, producing the protein MSMEIEVKKSLYETDYQLWLAQTLKKLQLGDFENIDLENLIEEVESLGRSDRHAASSYLMRLCEHLLKLTYWKSEREMCFRGWNLEITNFRIQIQEQLETSPSLKTFLQENFLKQYKNGRKLFLKASDLDYSLVPEQPCFTLEQALDEDWLPWNSRIDL; encoded by the coding sequence ATGAGCATGGAAATAGAAGTCAAAAAATCTTTGTACGAGACAGACTATCAACTCTGGCTAGCACAAACCTTGAAGAAATTGCAGTTGGGAGACTTTGAAAATATTGACCTAGAAAATTTGATTGAAGAGGTAGAAAGTTTGGGTAGAAGCGATCGCCATGCAGCCTCCAGCTATTTGATGCGGCTATGCGAACATCTACTCAAGCTTACATACTGGAAATCTGAGAGGGAAATGTGTTTTAGGGGATGGAATTTAGAAATTACCAACTTTCGGATTCAAATTCAAGAACAACTGGAAACTAGCCCCAGTCTAAAAACATTTCTGCAAGAGAACTTTCTCAAGCAGTATAAAAATGGTCGAAAACTGTTTTTGAAAGCAAGCGATCTGGATTATAGCTTGGTTCCAGAACAACCTTGTTTTACGCTGGAGCAAGCACTAGATGAAGACTGGCTACCGTGGAATTCTAGAATTGACCTCTAA
- a CDS encoding MATE family efflux transporter, giving the protein MSLTPSQSLRTEFREFLRLAIPLASAQVAQSATGFVDTIIMGRLGSETLAAGGLAAITFIALLNTASGVVIGVSPLVAEAYGAGCKARVQQVARQGLWLSLIMAIPVMFFLGNIDLLMRQFGQQATTIALAKTYLDIMLWGLFPALAFATLRSVVSGLSHARPIMVIVVGGTLFNIAGNYALGLGKLGFPAMGLRGLAWASILSLWGMFLSLVAYTLRHKKLKAYRLFENLHQLKLPIFRELVLIGVPIGVSAALETGLFTVVTYLMGALGTAVLAAHQIVLQTIIVIFMIPLGISFATTIRVGQWNGQQNLAAARQAGYVGICSGVVFMTVMAIALLVFPQQVIGLYIDVRAPENASILTIIMPMFTIAAVAQILDSVQKTTSGALYGLKDTRVPMLISFCTFWGIGLTTGYLLGFHFGLGGTGLWLGQSIGVAIAAGVFLWRFHKLSLSRSYSKF; this is encoded by the coding sequence ATGTCTTTAACCCCAAGCCAATCGCTTCGTACTGAATTCAGGGAGTTTCTCCGACTGGCAATTCCCTTAGCCAGCGCCCAAGTTGCCCAATCTGCAACAGGCTTTGTAGACACCATAATTATGGGTAGGTTAGGGTCAGAAACTTTAGCAGCGGGAGGATTAGCCGCAATAACCTTCATAGCACTACTAAACACTGCAAGTGGAGTTGTCATCGGAGTTAGCCCTTTAGTTGCTGAAGCTTACGGTGCAGGCTGCAAAGCACGAGTTCAACAAGTTGCGCGTCAAGGGTTATGGCTATCACTAATTATGGCAATTCCCGTAATGTTCTTCCTGGGAAATATCGATTTGCTCATGCGCCAGTTTGGACAACAAGCAACGACTATAGCGCTAGCAAAGACGTACTTAGATATTATGCTTTGGGGATTATTTCCCGCTTTAGCGTTTGCAACGTTACGCAGTGTCGTCTCTGGGCTTTCTCACGCACGTCCGATAATGGTGATTGTTGTCGGTGGTACGCTGTTCAATATCGCAGGCAACTACGCCTTGGGGCTTGGTAAATTGGGATTTCCGGCAATGGGGCTAAGAGGGCTTGCTTGGGCAAGCATTTTATCACTTTGGGGAATGTTTTTATCACTCGTCGCTTACACACTTCGGCACAAGAAACTAAAAGCTTACCGCCTGTTTGAGAATTTACATCAGTTGAAGTTGCCAATCTTTCGGGAATTAGTATTAATTGGTGTGCCGATTGGGGTATCTGCTGCGTTAGAAACCGGACTATTTACGGTTGTTACTTACTTAATGGGAGCGTTAGGAACGGCGGTACTCGCCGCGCATCAAATCGTATTGCAAACCATTATTGTAATCTTCATGATACCGCTGGGAATATCATTTGCAACAACAATTCGCGTCGGGCAGTGGAATGGACAGCAAAACCTCGCTGCTGCGCGACAGGCGGGTTATGTGGGGATATGTAGTGGAGTCGTATTTATGACAGTTATGGCGATCGCACTTCTTGTATTTCCCCAGCAAGTCATTGGGCTATATATCGATGTCCGCGCGCCAGAAAATGCCTCAATATTGACGATCATCATGCCAATGTTCACGATTGCCGCTGTTGCGCAAATCTTAGATAGCGTACAAAAAACAACATCCGGCGCACTCTATGGACTCAAAGATACTCGCGTACCAATGTTAATCAGCTTCTGCACCTTCTGGGGAATTGGCTTAACCACTGGTTACTTGCTCGGATTTCACTTTGGTTTGGGTGGAACTGGCTTATGGTTAGGACAATCAATTGGTGTTGCGATCGCCGCTGGAGTTTTCTTGTGGCGCTTTCACAAACTAAGTTTGTCTAGAAGCTATTCAAAGTTTTGA
- a CDS encoding DUF5131 family protein encodes MSSSDTGIEWTDKTWNPTTGCNKVSPGCRYCYAEALTERFPQNFPKGFQLTLHPERLQQPKRWRTPSRIFVNSMSDLFHEDIPFAYLQEIFSIMQETPWHIYQILTKRSERLVELAQRLEWSENIWMGVSVENQRYTSRIDALRQVPASVRFLSCEPLLGSLHLDLTDIDWVIVGGESGYNHRPIKSEWIDEILQQTREAKVAFFFKQWGGKHSKAGGRLLDGRTWDEMPVAWEKHIIEWQKKFPRQHKLHELGQKYLVSVK; translated from the coding sequence ATGTCAAGTAGCGATACTGGTATTGAATGGACTGATAAGACCTGGAATCCTACAACTGGCTGTAACAAGGTTAGTCCAGGTTGTCGCTACTGCTATGCTGAAGCACTGACTGAACGCTTTCCTCAAAATTTTCCAAAAGGTTTTCAGCTAACGCTGCATCCAGAAAGACTACAGCAACCAAAGAGATGGCGCACTCCTAGCCGTATCTTTGTCAACTCGATGAGTGACCTCTTTCATGAAGATATTCCATTTGCTTACTTACAGGAGATTTTTAGCATTATGCAAGAAACTCCTTGGCATATTTACCAGATTTTAACTAAGCGTAGTGAACGTTTAGTAGAATTGGCACAACGGCTTGAATGGTCTGAAAATATATGGATGGGTGTATCTGTAGAAAACCAAAGATACACATCTAGAATAGACGCTTTGCGACAAGTACCAGCCAGCGTGCGTTTTCTCTCATGTGAACCCCTATTGGGATCTTTACATTTGGATTTGACAGATATTGATTGGGTAATTGTAGGCGGAGAATCAGGGTACAACCACCGTCCAATAAAATCAGAATGGATTGATGAAATTTTGCAGCAAACGCGAGAAGCAAAAGTTGCTTTCTTTTTCAAGCAGTGGGGAGGAAAACACTCAAAAGCTGGTGGTAGGTTACTGGATGGGCGCACATGGGACGAGATGCCAGTAGCTTGGGAGAAGCACATTATTGAATGGCAGAAGAAATTTCCTAGACAACATAAGCTGCATGAGTTAGGACAGAAGTATCTAGTTTCTGTGAAGTAA